The following coding sequences lie in one Musa acuminata AAA Group cultivar baxijiao chromosome BXJ3-1, Cavendish_Baxijiao_AAA, whole genome shotgun sequence genomic window:
- the LOC135628715 gene encoding protein MONOCULM 1-like, producing the protein MLSSLKTDGGGAQDTHLHPDPHHPNPQPGLISSTVNARQLLISCAELVHCGDLPAAERAISILTAAAAPYGDSIDRLIRQFCRALSVRIGRVSPSAASLGSLQSSYLLFNQMTPFLRFSHLTANQAILEAVDGHRHIHILDFDTYYGLQWPPLLQAIADRSDPGDPPFIRISGTGSSLETLQRTGDRLRNFAHSLGLEFQFHPLLLPPSVHSTNTSYNFTPSCLQFHPSETLVVNCVLFLHKLQREDGNDDGSRKLQAFLRTIRVMNPSVVTVAERETVHSSRSFMQRFVEALDYYTAVFEALEATLPPTSEERMAVEQVWLGREIESIVGGEGDGRRERHERWDSLMRDAGFSSLAPSTFAVSQARLLLRLHYPSEGYQLQLVRDSFLLGWHSRHLFSVSSWH; encoded by the coding sequence ATGCTTAGCTCACTCAAGACCGATGGAGGAGGAGCTCAAGATACCCACCTTCATCCCGATCCTCACCATCCGAATCCTCAACCTGGCCTGATCTCCTCGACTGTCAATGCACGGCAATTACTGATCAGCTGTGCCGAGCTCGTCCACTGCGGCGACCTCCCCGCTGCTGAACGTGCGATCTCCATCCTCACCGCAGCAGCAGCCCCCTATGGCGACTCCATCGACCGCCTCATCCGCCAGTTCTGCCGTGCCCTCTCTGTACGTATTGGCAGGGTTTCTCCCTCCGCCGCCTCCTTGGGGTCACTCCAATCATCCTACTTGTTGTTCAATCAGATGACCCCATTCCTCCGCTTCTCGCACCTCACTGCAAACCAGGCCATCCTCGAGGCTGTGGATGGCCACCGCCACATCCACATCCTCGACTTCGACACCTACTACGGCCTGCAGTGGCCGCCCCTCCTCCAGGCCATCGCCGACCGCTCTGACCCTGGTGATCCTCCCTTCATCCGTATCTCTGGCACCGGAAGCAGCCTCGAAACCCTCCAACGCACCGGTGACCGGCTTCgaaatttcgcccactctttgggCCTAGAATTCCAGTTCCAccctcttctcctccctccttCCGTTCACTCCACTAACACCAGTTACAATTTCACCCCATCTTGTTTACAATTCCATCCCAGCGAGACTCTTGTAGTGAACTGTGTACTGTTCTTGCACAAGCTACAGAGAGAGGACGGAAATGACGACGGATCTCGGAAGCTGCAGGCATTTCTTCGAACTATACGAGTGATGAACCCATCGGTGGTCACGGTGGCAGAGAGAGAAACAGTACACAGCTCGCGGAGCTTCATGCAGAGGTTCGTGGAGGCCCTGGACTACTACACGGCAGTGTTCGAGGCATTGGAGGCGACGCTGCCTCCGACAAGCGAGGAGAGAATGGCGGTGGAGCAGGTGTGGCTGGGGCGGGAGATCGAAAGCATCGTGGGTGGGGAGGGCGACGGGCGGAGGGAGCGGCACGAGCGGTGGGATAGTCTAATGCGCGATGCCGGATTCTCGAGCCTCGCTCCCAGCACCTTCGCCGTGTCGCAGGCGCGGCTGCTGCTCCGCTTGCATTATCCTTCAGAAGGGTATCAGCTCCAACTGGTGAGGGATTCCTTTCTCTTGGGTTGGCACAGCAGGCACCTCTTCTCTGTGTCTTCTTGGCACTAA